Genomic DNA from Actinomycetota bacterium:
TCAGGAGCAGACGCGTCAGCTTGCCTGAGCGACTGAGATGAGACCGGAGTCTCGGGCGAAGCGCACGAGGTCGGACCGGGAACGCACCCCGGTCTTCTGCGTGATGTGCGTCCGGTGGCTCTCGACGGTGCGGGCGCTGATGAACAGCTCCGCGCCGACCTCCCTGTTGGAGTAGCCGAGGGCGACCAGCCTCAAGACGTCCACCTCCCGAGCCGACAGGTCCAGGCCGTGTGGCGTCCGGACGGATGCCGCCTCTGCCTCCTGCGGGGGCAGCTGGAGGAGCGAGGCTCCGAGTGACGGAAGCAGGTACCTGCCGCCGCCGGCAACGGACTTGATGGCGAGCTCGAGCTCCAGGTCGGCGGCGTCCTTGAGCACGTACCCCATTACGCCGGCCGAGAATGCCTCCCTGACGAATGCCGGATCATCGGACATGGTCAGCACCAGGACGGGCAGAGCGGGCCACCTCTTCCTGATCTGACGCGTCGCCTCGATGCCTCCCATTCCCTCCATTCTCAGATCCAGCACGATCACGTCCGGACTGCTCTTCTCTTGGCCGTCGAGGAGGCCCGGGAGGGCAGCCAGCAGCTCTTCGCCCGAGCTGGCCTCGCCCACGACCTCGAAGTCTTCCCTGAGTTCCAGGAGCAGCCTCAGGCCGGCCCTGACGATTGCGTGGTCGTCAACGAGCACGATCCGTGTCACTTCCGCACCTCCAGTTCTACGGTGGTTCCGCGTCCCGGAGCAGAGGTAACGGTCAGGTGGCCTCCCGCCAGTTCGGCCCGCTCCCGCATCCCCTCCAGCCCCAGCCCCAGCCCCTCCGTGCGCTTTGAGGCGTCGAATCCCTGCCCGTCGTCCCTGACCCACAGCCGGAAGCCCGACTCCGACTCCTCCGTATGGATCGAGACCGTTGATGCGCGCGAGTGCTTGGCGGCGTTGTTCAGTGCCTCCTGGACGACCCGGTACAGGGCCGTCTGCACGTCCGAATCCAGCGCGGAGCCGCAACCGGACAGGCGCACCCGCGTCTTGATCCCCGACCGACTCTCGAAGTCGCTCGTCAGGCGGTCCAGCGCCGCCTCCAACCCCAGGTCGTCGAGCACGGGTGGACGCAGCGAGACTGCAATCTGCCTGATCTCCCGGATGGCTTCGGACGTCAGGTCGCGCATCTCGTCGATTCTTCGGCGGATCTCCTCCACGGACTTGCCCTGCTCCGCGACTTTGAGCCCCAGCAGGACGGAAGTGAGGGCCTGGGCGCCGGTGTCGTGCAGGTCCCTGGCCAGGCGTGCCCTCTCTTCCTCCTGAGCGTTGATCACCCCTGAAAGCAGCCGGCCCTTTGATTCGGCCTCCGCAGTCGCCAGGGCCAACTGCTTCTCAGCGCGCGATGCCTCCTGCTGCGCCTCGAACAGATGGGCGTTGTGCAGCGCCATCGAAGCCAGGTCGGCGAACAGCTCCAGCACTCCGAGGTCGTCCCGGCTGAAGCGGCTCGCCTGTCCGTGTGCCACAGCCAGGACGCCCACGGTCTCCCCTTCGTCGAACAGGGGCGCGAACATCGCCGAACGTGCGTCGAGTGCACGCGCGATCGGGTGCTCGACGCCTGCGTGTGCCTCCACGTCCTCCACGAGATGGGCGCGTCCGCTGGTCATCGTCTGGCCCGAGACCGACCCCTCGATGGGGACAAAGGCGTTGCGCGCCTTCGTGGCGCCTCTGCCGACCGCAACCTCCAGGCACAGGGTGTTGTCCGCGCAGCGACGACCTATCGTGGCCGACCGGGCCCCCGTCACCTCCATCGCGCGCTCCGCTATGAGCCGCAGGACCTGGTTCGGGACGACCTCAGAGACCAGTGCCGCTCCGACCTCGTGCAAAGACCGCAGCTGAAGCAGCCTTCGCTGTGCCTCCAGCTCCTTGGTTTGGGCTTCTGCAGCAATGGTGGCGTGTGTCTCCGCAGCCCTCTTCTGAGCCTCGAACAGGTCGGCGTTGCGCAGTGCGACCGACGCCAGGTTGGCGAACAGTTCGAGCAGGTCCAGGTCCTCTCCGCTGAACCGGTTCGCCTCACCGTGCGCCACGGCCAGCACACCGACGGCCTTGCCGTCTTCGACCAGCGGAGCGAACATGGCCGATCTCGCCTCGAAGGTCCTCGCGATCGGGTGCTCGACGCCGGGGTGGGCGTTTACGTCCGCGACGAGCTGGGCAAGTCCCGACGTTATCGTGAGCCCGGAGACCGAGCCGCGAATCGAAACCTCGGCGTTCACCGCGCGGGCGGCTCCGCGTCCGACGGCCACCTCCAGTCGCAGCGTGTCGGGACCGGTCCGTCTGGCGATCGTCGCCGAGCGGGCTCCCGTCACCTCTTTTGCCCGCTTGGCGATCAACCGCAGAACCTCGTGGGGGACGACCTCAGCGATCAGCGCGGCACCCACCTCCTGAAGCGACCCCAGCTGGCGTAGACGTCGCTGGGACTCCTCCGCGCGGGCGGCAGACTCGGCGGCCAGGAGCGCCTCTGCTCTGGCGGACGCGCGCTCGGCCTCGAAAAGGCGGGCGTTACGCAT
This window encodes:
- a CDS encoding response regulator transcription factor; protein product: MTRIVLVDDHAIVRAGLRLLLELREDFEVVGEASSGEELLAALPGLLDGQEKSSPDVIVLDLRMEGMGGIEATRQIRKRWPALPVLVLTMSDDPAFVREAFSAGVMGYVLKDAADLELELAIKSVAGGGRYLLPSLGASLLQLPPQEAEAASVRTPHGLDLSAREVDVLRLVALGYSNREVGAELFISARTVESHRTHITQKTGVRSRSDLVRFARDSGLISVAQAS
- a CDS encoding GAF domain-containing sensor histidine kinase; translation: MAGRAAPEAHGQGRLEQTRRLQPADNRAAQLATLQEVGSALLKELDPDKILTLITHRAKLLTRSHTASLARRTGPDSLRLDFATGRHARSVKDMVVPIQRSLAGKTMQTGQSHLEAHVDDEAWERFPFARALAARSVMFAPVSDHREVVGVLCLAHAEPHHFGPEDLGLLELFASLATIAMRNARLFEAERASARAEALLAAESAARAEESQRRLRQLGSLQEVGAALIAEVVPHEVLRLIAKRAKEVTGARSATIARRTGPDTLRLEVAVGRGAARAVNAEVSIRGSVSGLTITSGLAQLVADVNAHPGVEHPIARTFEARSAMFAPLVEDGKAVGVLAVAHGEANRFSGEDLDLLELFANLASVALRNADLFEAQKRAAETHATIAAEAQTKELEAQRRLLQLRSLHEVGAALVSEVVPNQVLRLIAERAMEVTGARSATIGRRCADNTLCLEVAVGRGATKARNAFVPIEGSVSGQTMTSGRAHLVEDVEAHAGVEHPIARALDARSAMFAPLFDEGETVGVLAVAHGQASRFSRDDLGVLELFADLASMALHNAHLFEAQQEASRAEKQLALATAEAESKGRLLSGVINAQEEERARLARDLHDTGAQALTSVLLGLKVAEQGKSVEEIRRRIDEMRDLTSEAIREIRQIAVSLRPPVLDDLGLEAALDRLTSDFESRSGIKTRVRLSGCGSALDSDVQTALYRVVQEALNNAAKHSRASTVSIHTEESESGFRLWVRDDGQGFDASKRTEGLGLGLEGMRERAELAGGHLTVTSAPGRGTTVELEVRK